GCGGTGAAGCCGACCAGCTCGATCCTGACGCCGCGCCAGACGGTCGACACCGCCGGCAACGACACCGACATCCTGACCAAGGGCCGCCACGACCCCTGCGTCGGTATCCGCGCCGTCCCCGTGGGCGAGGCGATGATGGCCTGCGTGCTGGCCGACCACCTGCTGCGGCGCCGGGCGGAACGGCGGGAGTGATCGTTCCATGCCCGTTCGCCGCCACGGACAGCGCCTGATCCTCGCCCTGGCGACGCTGATCGCCGCCGCACCAGCGGCTTTGGCGGCCGACAAGCCCTTTCAGGAGTTCGACGAGACCTTCAAGTCCTGGAAGCTCTACTGTCAGCTCTGGACCGGCACGCGGCAGGTGGAGTGCGAACTGACCACCCGCGGCACCAACGACCGCACCGCCCGGCTGGTCTGGCTGCGCTCGACCGACAAATGGCGCGAGGGGCTGCGCTTTCGCGTGAATGCCGAAGCGCTGGACCTCGACAAGCTGGTGCGGGTCTGGGCCGACCGGGCGGTGTTCAAGCCTGACTCCCCCTGCAAGCCCTACCGGTTCGAGACGAACACCTGCGCCGTGACCGATCCCGACATCAACCGCCGCATGGTGGAGAAGATGGCTCCGGCGCCGGAAGTCTCCATCGTCGGTCAGTCGCCGGCCGGCGAGAAAACGGAGGTGCGCTTCCCGCTCGCCGGCTTCCGCGAGGCGCTGGAGCGCAGCGACGCCATTCGCGCATCGGCGGGCAGACCCTGGGCGACGAGCCCTGATGCCGATTGATCCCTATATAGCCATACCAGCGACAAGAACCGACGGACTGCCCGCCCAGTGACCGACAGCCATTTCCCCAGCAAGGACGCCATCCTCGCCTTCATCCGGTCCAGCACCACCCCGGTCGGCAAGCGCGAGATCGCCCGCGCCTTCAAGCTGTCCGGATCAGCCGACCGCGAGACGTTGAAGGACCTGCTGCGCGAACTGGAGGCGGACGGCGCGGTGGAACGCGGACGCAACAAGCGCATGGCCCCGCCGCAGGCGCTGCCTGCCGTCGCCGTGCTGCTGGTCACCGGCGCCGATGCGGAGGGCGAGTTGTCGGCCCGCCCGCTGACCTGGACCGGGGAGGGCGACCCGCCGCGCATCTTCCTGCTGCCGGAAAGGAAGTCGCGGGGGGAGGACAAGCCGCTGGCGGTCGGCGACACGCTGCTGGCGAAGCTCGCCCGCATCAACGATCGCCTGTACGATGCCCGCGTCATCCGCCGCATTGACGGCGAGCGCGAGGGCCGCATCCTCGGCGTCTACCGGCCGAGCGCCGATGGCGGGCGCATCCACCCGACCGACCGCCGCCACAAGACCGAGTTCCTGGTGCTGCCGCCCAACCGTGGCGAGGCCGAAGCGGGCGATCTCGTCTTCGCCGACATCCTGCCGGCCGGGCGCGCCGGCCAGCCGCAGGCCCGCGTGGTGGAGCGTCTCGGCTCCACCGACGAGCCGCGCGCCTTCAGCCTGATCGCCATCCACGCCCACGGCATCCCCACCGCCTTCCCGCATGCCGCCTTGCGCGAGGCGGAACTGGCGGCGGTGCCGGCGCTGATGCAGCGGGAGGATCTGCGCGACATCCCGCTGGTGACCATCGACGGCGCCGACGCCCGCGACTTCGACGATGCCGTGTGGGCGGAGCCGGACAGCGACCCCGAGAACCCGGAAGGCTGGCACCTGATCGTCGCCATCGCCGACGTGTCCTATTACGTACGCCCCGGATCGGCGCTCGACCGGACAGCGTACGAGCGCGGCAACTCGGTGTACTTCCCCGACCGCGTCGTGCCGATGCTGCCGGAGGCGCTGTCGAACGGCCTGTGTTCGCTCCGGCCGGGGGAGGATCGCGCCTGCTTGGCCTTCCACCTGTGGATCGACCGCAACGGTGTGCTGATCCGGCATCGGCTGGTCCGCGGACTCATGCGGTCGGCGGCGCGGCTGACCTATGAACAGGTGCAGGATTGCCACGACGGCCGGCCGGACGAGGAAACGGCGCCGCTGGCCGACGGCGTGATCGACCCGCTGTTCAGCGCGTACGCCCGACTGGCCGCCGCCCGCGCCAAACGCGGCACGCTGGAGTTGGACCTGCCCGAACGCCGGGTGCTGATCGACGAGCGCGGCAGGGTCGCCGAGATCGCCCAGCGCGAACGGCGCGACAGCCACCGGCTGATCGAGGAGTTCATGATCGCCGCCAACGTCGCCGCGGCGGAGGTGCTGGAGCGGCGGACCATGCCCGGCCTTTACCGCATCCACGACCGTCCCTCCATGGACAAGATGGAGGCGTTGCGCGGCTTCCTGGCGGAGATCGGCCATCCGCTCGGCAAGAGCGCCGACCTGACGCCCAGCCACTTCACCCGCATCCTGCGCAAGGTGGAGGGCACGTCGCACGCGCCGCTGGTCAGCGAGGTGATCCTGCGCGCCCAGGCCCAGGCCGCCTACAGCCCGGACAACATCGGCCATTTCGGGCTGGCGCTGCACCGCTACGCCCATTTCACCTCGCCGATCCGCCGCTATGCCGACCTGATCGTCCACCGGGCGCTGATCCGCACGCTGGGGCTGGGCGTCGGCGGGCTGGACGACGAGACGCTGGGCCGACTGGCGGAGATCGGCGAGCATCTGTCCGGCACCGAACGCCGTGCCGCGGTGGCCGAGCGCGACGCGGTGGACCGCTACACCGCCGCCTTCCTGGCCGACCGGGTGGGGGAACGCTTCAGCGGCCGCATCTCCGGCGTCAGCCGCTTCGGGCTGTTCGTTCGGCTGGACGAAAGCGGCGCCGACGGCCTGATCCCGGCCAGCAGCCTGCCCGACGACAGGTACGATCACGACGA
The Azospirillum sp. TSA2s DNA segment above includes these coding regions:
- the rnr gene encoding ribonuclease R — its product is MTDSHFPSKDAILAFIRSSTTPVGKREIARAFKLSGSADRETLKDLLRELEADGAVERGRNKRMAPPQALPAVAVLLVTGADAEGELSARPLTWTGEGDPPRIFLLPERKSRGEDKPLAVGDTLLAKLARINDRLYDARVIRRIDGEREGRILGVYRPSADGGRIHPTDRRHKTEFLVLPPNRGEAEAGDLVFADILPAGRAGQPQARVVERLGSTDEPRAFSLIAIHAHGIPTAFPHAALREAELAAVPALMQREDLRDIPLVTIDGADARDFDDAVWAEPDSDPENPEGWHLIVAIADVSYYVRPGSALDRTAYERGNSVYFPDRVVPMLPEALSNGLCSLRPGEDRACLAFHLWIDRNGVLIRHRLVRGLMRSAARLTYEQVQDCHDGRPDEETAPLADGVIDPLFSAYARLAAARAKRGTLELDLPERRVLIDERGRVAEIAQRERRDSHRLIEEFMIAANVAAAEVLERRTMPGLYRIHDRPSMDKMEALRGFLAEIGHPLGKSADLTPSHFTRILRKVEGTSHAPLVSEVILRAQAQAAYSPDNIGHFGLALHRYAHFTSPIRRYADLIVHRALIRTLGLGVGGLDDETLGRLAEIGEHLSGTERRAAVAERDAVDRYTAAFLADRVGERFSGRISGVSRFGLFVRLDESGADGLIPASSLPDDRYDHDEAAHALVGQRTGRTYRLSSPVKVVLVEADPVSGSTLFRLADSG